In Carya illinoinensis cultivar Pawnee chromosome 16, C.illinoinensisPawnee_v1, whole genome shotgun sequence, a single window of DNA contains:
- the LOC122298369 gene encoding ferredoxin-thioredoxin reductase, variable chain, chloroplastic, with protein MTGPTPITAVSLLSPPAAPISSRLLSSLPSTVHTTGRTGNLSTKPATTTSMKSCTPWCSSMNVTSLAVSAAVSPGITAPQHLNIRRRKRTISCEISLQSDSTTVTTASSEEAKIGARVRVKVPLKVHHVPRLPEVDLTGMEGELKQYVGLWKGRRISANLPYKVEFLTEIQGRGPVKFFAHLKEDEFEYL; from the coding sequence ATGACGGGACCAACACCAATTACAGCCGTGTCTTTACTCTCTCCACCTGCGGCACCCATCTCTTCTCGATTACTATCCTCTCTCCCTTCTACCGTACACACTACTGGTAGAACAGGCAATCTCTCCACGAAACCGGCGACGACGACGAGTATGAAGTCTTGTACTCCTTGGTGTTCTTCTATGAATGTTACTTCCTTAGCAGTTTCGGCTGCAGTTTCACCTGGCATTACTGCTCCCCAACACCTCAACATCCGAAGAAGAAAAAGGACGATTTCTTGTGAGATCTCTCTCCAATCAGATTCCACAACGGTGACAACAGCATCATCTGAGGAGGCTAAGATCGGTGCCAGGGTTAGGGTTAAGGTGCCGTTGAAGGTGCACCATGTTCCCAGGCTGCCGGAGGTGGATTTGACTGGTATGGAAGGTGAGCTCAAGCAGTATGTTGGACTTTGGAAGGGTAGGAGAATATCCGCCAATCTGCCTTACAAGGTCGAGTTCCTTACCGAAATCCAAGGCCGCGGCCCTGTCAAGTTCTTTGCCCATCTCAAGGAAGACGAGTTCGAATACCTCTAA
- the LOC122299458 gene encoding sphingoid long-chain bases kinase 1, with protein sequence MQKSASLSRHSNSVNTPSSLRLITPQQSLRRLGLCSQIATGGQHSSPIVFPEKRNKAKASTRRSSEVSAGGTAPAAPADDPDKAKTFEHRIDIGGPAAAGGDEKSDLLGCAVFSGKLVWDKRKTSSENTTHAQQTSTTDITSQEAVDAKLTSRALVWSSHILNLDDVVSVSYNVGLRHFTVHSYPLKKGSCGLSCLIKSRRSRKDFRFFAPTMEEAVGWVAGFADQQCFVNCLPHPLVSSKKQASSELLPPDTPPELLFKCKNPPKMLVILNPRSGRGRSSKVFHGIVEPIFKLAGFKLEVKETTSAGHARKLASSVDIDTCPDGIICVGGDGIINEVLNGLLTRDNQKEGISIPIGIIPAGSDNSLVWTVLGVRDPISAAMAIVKGGLTATDVFAIEWIQRGVIHFGMTVSYFGFVSDVLELSEKYQKRFGPLRYFVAGFLKFLCLPKYNYEVEYLPASKEDVDGNFTTEREVVDISELYTDIMRRSSKDGIPRASSLSSIDSIMTPSRMSGGDLDTTCSSTHASTEPSEYVRGLDPKAKRLSSGRSNVTAETEVIHPQLPLSTTPNWPRTRSKSRADKGWTGLTATNDTSRCSWTNAATNDKEDISSTLSDPGPIWDSEPKWDSEPNWDVENPIELPGPSDDVETGMRREVIPRCEDKWVVTKGQYLGILVCNHACRTVQSSQVVAPKAEHDDNTMDLLLVHGSGRLRLLRFFILLQLGRHLSLPYVEYVKVKSVKIKPGKHTHNGCGIDGELFALNEQVISSLLPEQCRLIGRIQSHHV encoded by the exons ATGCAGAAGAGTGCGAGTCTTTCCAGGCATAGCAATAGTGTTAATACGCCATCGTCTTTGAGACTGATTACTCCTCAACAGTCTCTGAGGCGCTTGGGTTTGTGTTCCCAAATAGCCACGGGGGGCCAGCATTCCTCCCCTATTGTCTTCCCCGAGAAACGTAACAAGGCCAAGGCTTCTACACGCCGTAGCAGCGAGGTCAGTGCCGGTGGCACCGCCCCAGCAGCTCCTGCTGATGACCCGGACAAAGCCAAGACCTTCGAGCACAGGATTGACATTGGAGGACCCGCAGCTGCAGGAGGAGATGAGAAGTCTGATTTGTTGGGATGTGCGGTCTTCTCCGGAAAGCTGGTTTGGGATAAAAGGAAGACCTCTTCTGAGAATACTACTCATGCACAGCAAACCTCTACTACTGATATTACCAGCCAAGAAGCCGTCGATGCCAAGCTTACCAGCAGGGCTTTAGTTTGGAGTTCTCACATACTGAATCTTGATGACGTTGTATCT GTTTCCTACAATGTTGGTCTCAGGCATTTTACTGTACATTCATATCCATTAAAGAAGGGTTCATGTGGCCTCTCTTGTCTTATCAAATCACGAAGAAGTCGCAAGGATTTTCGCTTCTTCGCTCCTACCATGGAAGAAGCAGTTGGATGGGTTGCTGGATTTGCAGATCAGCagtgttttgtaaattgttTACCACACCCTTTGGTTTCTTCAAAGAAGCAGGCTTCTTCAGAATTACTCCCACCCGATACTCCTCCCGAATTACTCTTCAAATGTAAGAATCCACCGAAAATGCTTGTGATATTAAACCCGCGCTCTGGACGTGGTCGTTCTAGTAAAGTTTTCCATGGCATCGTGGAACCAATATTTAAG CTTGCAGGGTTTAAATTGGAGGTCAAAGAAACCACATCTGCTGGCCATGCTAGAAAACTTGCATCCAGTGTTGATATTGACACTTGTCCTGATG GTATCATTTGTGTTGGAGGTGATGGTATAATTAATGAG GTTCTAAATGGTCTACTTACTAGGGACAACCAGAAAGAGGGAATTTCTATACCCATTGGAATTATACCTGCTGGTTCTGATAATTCATTAGTTTGGACTGTTCTTGGAGTCAGAGATCCTATTTCTGCTGCAATGGCTATTGTGAAG GGAGGTCTTACAGCTACAGATGTTTTTGCTATTGAGTGGATTCAGAGAGGTGTTATTCACTTCGGGATGACAGTCTCATATTTTGGTTTTGTCAGTGATG TATTGGAACTTTCTGAGAAATATCAGAAGCGCTTTGGCCCTCTGCGATATTTTGTTGCTGGGTTTCTCAAGTTTTTATGCTTGCCAAAGTACAACTATGAAGTGGAATATCTTCCAGCATCCAAAGAGGATGTTGATGGAAACTTCACAACCGAACGGGAAGTAGTTGACATATCAGAACTGTACACAGACATTATGAGGAGATCAAGCAAAGATGGCATTCCCAGAGCCTCTAGTCTATCTAGCATTGACTCGATAATGACCCCCAGTCGAATGTCTGGCGGAGACTTGGATACTACATGTAGTAGCACTCATGCTAGCACTGAACCATCTGAGTATGTACGTGGCCTGGATCCAAAAGCAAAACGCCTGTCATCTGGGAGGAGCAACGTAACAGCAGAGACAGAAGTTATTCATCCTCAGCTACCTCTATCAACCACTCCAAACTGGCCGAGGACCAGGTCGAAGTCGAGGGCTGATAAAGGGTGGACTGGATTGACTGCCACAAATGATACCTCTAGATGTTCTTGGACGAATGCTGCAACCAATGATAAGGAGGATATTTCGTCTACACTATCTGATCCAGGCCCAATATGGGACAGTGAACCAAAGTGGGATAGTGAGCCTAATTGGGATGTAGAAAATCCAATTGAATTGCCGGGGCCATCTGATGATGTAGAAACAGGAATGAGGAGGGAAGTCATACCTCGATGTGAAGATAAATGGGTTGTCACAAAAGGACAATATCTTGGCATTCTCGTTTGTAACCATGCATGCAGAACTGTTCAGAGTTCTCAGGTGGTGGCACCAAAAGCTGAGCACGATGACAACACCATGGATTTGCTCTTGGTTCATGGAAGTGGGCGGTTGAGACTCTTGAGATTTTTCATACTGCTGCAGTTGGGTCGACACCTTTCACTGCCCTATGTTGAATATGTAAAG GTAAAGTCAGTGAAGATTAAGCCTGGAAAGCACACTCACAATGGTTGCGGCATTGATGGTGAGCTTTTTGCACTCAATGAACAAGTaatttcttctttgcttccagAACAGTGCAGACTTATTGGTCGCATCCAAAGCCACCATGTATAA